From Halalkalicoccus subterraneus:
TTTATACTGGTTGCTACCATAGCAATAGGTAGAGACAGACCCGCTCCTTGGGGCACTTCGACGTTAGAAGGAATGCCCGCCTGTTGGTGCAGGCGAGCTGGTCTGTTTCAGCAACACAGACCATGTGCACGAACACGATCGACGCACTTGAGTTCGACGCATCGACCAGCAAACGCGCTCAGTACGAAGCCTTCGACTTTGAGCTTGAAGCGCCCGGTCTCGTAACGGTTCGCAACGAAAGCCACGAGAACGCCGATATGCACAGCTATCGCGTGAACGTTGAGGACGGGCTTCCGGTCGCCTGTGAATGCCCATCTGATACCTATCATGATGGAGCCTGCAAGCACCGGGTCGCAGTGGCGATTCGTGAGCCTGTTCTTGAGGCTGCAAGCGACTACGAGAGTGGCGAGGAGCGGGAGGTCGCGACCGACGGCGGGACGACTGTCGAACGTTCAGCAGCCAGTGCACCCGATCCGGAACAGCGTTATAATGAACGACCAGCGAACTGCGACTGTCTACCGACGTTTGAGGGTCTTCCGTGCTGGCCCTGTTATCGTGACGGGTTCCGAACACCAAACCCACATGCGGAGGCTGATACTGAGGACTGAAGCGGATCCCAGTGATTGAATCGCTCGTTAGCAAACATGACTACCGGTTTTGATTGATGAAACAAGCGCGATTAACGGATGGCGACTGGACTACCTCGGCGACTGAGAGCCACTCATCGCCCGCTCAGAGTGATGAGAACGAAGCGAGTGGCGAGAGTTATCCAGAGACGAAGGCGGCGCTGTGCAAGCGAGCAGTGGCCCATGCTAGGAAGATTGCAGCCGAACACTTTCCAGAGTTGCCTGTTGAGGTAATCGACTGGGAGACCTCAACGCGGATGCAGCGCTCGGCTGGCATCGCGATCTACGAGCAACAGAGTGAGCAGATCACGATCCGTCTCTCGTGGGATGCCTACGAGGCGTATGGCTGGGAGCAGTTTTCCCGAGTCGTTCGTCACGAGTTGATCCACGCCTGGCAGTATCATGAGTACAGTGAGGCCAGTCATGGACCGACGTTTCGCCAGTGGGTTAAGCCGCTGGAGACAGATCGTCATTGCGAGCAGTACGCTGAGCCGAAGTACTGGGTTATCTGTGAGGAGTGTGAAAGTCGTGATCCGCGGTATCGCCGGTCGAAAGT
This genomic window contains:
- a CDS encoding SWIM zinc finger family protein; amino-acid sequence: MCTNTIDALEFDASTSKRAQYEAFDFELEAPGLVTVRNESHENADMHSYRVNVEDGLPVACECPSDTYHDGACKHRVAVAIREPVLEAASDYESGEEREVATDGGTTVERSAASAPDPEQRYNERPANCDCLPTFEGLPCWPCYRDGFRTPNPHAEADTED
- a CDS encoding SprT family zinc-dependent metalloprotease yields the protein MKQARLTDGDWTTSATESHSSPAQSDENEASGESYPETKAALCKRAVAHARKIAAEHFPELPVEVIDWETSTRMQRSAGIAIYEQQSEQITIRLSWDAYEAYGWEQFSRVVRHELIHAWQYHEYSEASHGPTFRQWVKPLETDRHCEQYAEPKYWVICEECESRDPRYRRSKVVKQPEQYLCGRCGGEISIEEA